The genome window ggaagtgataagttcaaaaagaaaggGTTTGATGCCACAAGGAGAACCTTGATAAGTCCAGATAAGTTAGACCAAGATCAAAGCGATAGAATTCTCacataaaactcaaaaatattcatttatctAATCAAAGATCTGTTTACAGGATATTTATGGGCACTTTTGTGACTATTCAAATGCCTATGTGAGACTTTTCATATTCAGCCATTAACTAGCATTATTACAAGcactaatttcatttttaactcTTGTAGGGAAGCTAATGAGTCATGTCTCTTCATTAGAATCTAATGTAGTTGAAAAGGCATGTCAATTCTCCTTAATGAAGACATAATGTATCCTTAATGTGTTTAATTGATGTCCCTTCAGCTCCCTTGAAACCAAATTATAAAAGCTTGTGTAACATCCTCTTAAATGGCATCATGATGAAGGTTTAAGACTCCAAAAACGTTCAGACTTGAAGAGTCTCCTTTGGTCCATTAAACAACCTCCATAATGTTCTTTAAAAGGGTTTGAAACCGTCCAACTTAAAGAATCTTTAATCTATGAAAAGTCACCtacaaaatagatatttaagcATTAAacaataacttaaaacattcataaaaacaacatatttaatAACACTCATGCacacaaattaaataaacatgcaaCTTAAACCATACTTGAAGTAAATTAACAAATGAGACGATTTAATGCATGacttatttaatatgaaaaacaCATAATGCAGGTCTTAAAGAATGCTAATGTATTAATGTAATGCATTAACTAAAGACGCATTCAATAAACAAGAAACATAATGCACATTTTAAAAGATGTAGATGTATTAAtgcaaaacattaaataaagATGCATTTAACAAACAAAACACATAATGAAGCAGATCATTAAACAAAGATGCATTTAACAAacaaaacacttaattaaaaactgaAGAGTTTGTTCAAGCTAATCAAACTGTCACATGCAACACATTGCATGGAATTGGATCGTTATCTTGAGTCCAATAGAAATTGGACTTCTCATGTTCGGCCTAAACTTGCTGAATCAACCCTAACATCGCCTCTTTGAGTTTCTTGGATCTAACTCAAGTCATAGGCCCAATAGGAATTCCAATTGGATGTCTTCTTGAATTCTCCTCATCTTTCAACCCGATTGGTATAGACGTGGACGACTTTGATTTTGTTCCAATCGATTATTCATCAAACGCTCCCATGCATGTAtcacatatgataatatttttttcaaaaataatagaagttaacttaatgaatttaatagctACCATTTGGTAAGGattagaatttcaaaattagaaaagtacaaacattaaaaatgatcaaataaaaGCATAAAGACTTAATTCACAATAAGACTAATAgcgaaatttaaccattttttcaatttagttaataaataatttcatataatgcAGTAGATTGATTGGTTGATAAATTTCGATTCAGCTAATTAAACCTAAAGTTTTGATCCAATTTTACAATGGAAATTTGTAAAGTCTATTCaatttactataaaattttactattagtttttatattataggTAAGTTGTGAGTTTTATGTCAgtactttaatttagtcatttgtaGTATatgtattcttttaattttgaaattttattctaaCCAAACaacaaacattaaattaaattagttaagttaaattttgttattttgagaTCTTATGTGACAAACATATTATTACATGTGTAACACTATACAATTTACTATTTCCACTCACAAAAGAGTATTACCATtttaatttatggatttaacGGTTACCATTTGAATtagtattgaaatttaaaaattttaaaaatataaagattaaaaatatcaaataatatcaaattaaataacaattattaaatCCGTAACTTACACATAATACgagattaataataaaatttaacctacaaaatttaattactacCATTAAATTTGGTAGGCGATATTGGGTTAAAGGGCCCGGTTATGTTTAATGGGCTGAGTCCAGAAACGGAGCTTTTCATCATTGACTTTTTTTTGCATTAAACAGAGTTTTCTCGGTACccaaatttggtaaattttaagAACCGTAAACTGATTGAAGAAAAGATACCCCAAATCAAATCACTGACTAAAATCAAACTCAAATGCGATTCCGAGTTATAGGGTTTTAGGTATTTTCCTTTTCCagttaataattttctttactcagctttatttttaatcttaatttaaaaaaaatccttttttattaatgtaaaatttgggggtttaattgatttttaatctTGTTTTTACAGTGATACTTTGATTCGAGAACTGGAACAATGTCTACTAATTTTTGAAAGCCCCACATTGGCAAAAGCTGagaaaattaactattttttcttttcaggtattttctctttcttttttagccttttatttttgggttctaatttgtgtgtgtgtgtttaagtattattattattttattttcatcttctcTGATGTTTCTTAGACTTGCACTGTAGAAATATCCTTTTTTAGctgataataattttttcaattaatttgtgTGTTTAAGCTTTATTTTATGTTGGGTCTGTTCTGGTTTAccttatatttcatttattttttcatgatttgaagttcataatattttgtttttgaaaatgaaaaagaaatttgagtaatttttttagttagGAATTTATGCCCAGGTATATATTGATTCACAGTTACTGtacataaatttcaatttgtcaTTCAGTTGCAAGCTGTTAAGGAGTGCTTATTGTAGTTCTTTCACTATGTTTCTCGGATTCGGGTGTGTTAAAAGGAGGGCATGTGTCTAACATAGGCATGTTTAACTTTGTTGCTAAGTTTTTATCATGAATTTGAAGGGTCTTTGGAGGGTCATATTGGAATGCACGAAGCATGAGTGTCGGACATGATGATAACTTCAAGGAAAATGAAGATTTGGAAAGGTTGAATaattttgggggggggggggggggaatgaAATAGTTGGTTGAAAAGTGTTACCTTTTAGGAAGTGCTAACTTGTTGTGATGATCATATGTTTAATTGTACATTTCACATTGTTCATCTATTGACCAGAGTGAGTTTTTTGGGTTTCCTTTTCATTGCTTTCAAGTATCTGGTCTTTAAGAGTTTcgattgtgtttttttttccttccatttcatgtacattttcattttcattttccatcagTTCAGTGGAGCGAGTTTTTCAGGTTTTCCATTTTGTCAATTTCAAGCATCTGGTCCTATGAGTTCTGTTCATGTTTTCTGTTTCCATTTCATTGTACATTTTGCATTTTCCATCTATTGAATGGACTGATGTTTTCGGGtttccatttcatttctttcaagTGTCTGGTCTTTATAATGTCCGATCGTATCTTctgtttccatttcattttacGCTTTGTATTTTCCATGGGTTGAATGAAGTGACTTTTCCAGGTTTCCATTTCACTGCTTTCAAGTGTCTGGCCTTTATAAGTTTCGTTGTTGTTTTctgtttccatttcattttgCGTTTTCCATCCACTAAATGGAGTGAGTTTTTTGGGTTCTAGTTCATTGCTTTCAAATATCTGCTCTTTGTATGTTCTGTTTGTGTTTTCTGATTCCATTTCATTGTACATTTTGCATTTTCTATTCATTGACTGGAGcgagttttttgggttttccaATTCATTGCTTTCAAGTACTCTTCATAAGTCGGTGTGCGTGAAACACTACATTAAAAGTTGTACATTACAAACTATGAAACAAATTGATTAGTTTTcgattaaaattttgggtacaAATTACCATGAATAAAAGATTTTTGAGTACAAAATTGTTTTCCTCTTGGTATTGGACTTTTATGTGGAATGACAACTATTTTCTCATCCATGAAGGGGCTGAATTTCAATATAGTAAGAAAAACTATGTTGATAAATGTACTTAGAATTTCTTTGTATTCTTTTGTTCCAAATAATAAAACGAAGATCATGAAAATTCTTACGGCTTTTCTTTCTTCAGGTACAAAGAAGAGCATTGAGGTTGCGATCGAAGAAACATTTCACTTGTTTTTGTACAAAAATGACAATGAAACCATCAAGTAACATTTGGATTCGACGTCAGCAGTGTCCATGCGGAGATTGGAAGTGTTATGTTAAGTATGAAGGAGATGATCAGACATCGGTAAGCTCTCAGCTAATAAAAAACGAGACAACTTCAACATCGTCATCATCAGAAGCTGTCTTTATGCCATATGTTGGTCAAATATTCAAAACTGATGAAGATGCTTTTGAGTACTATAGCAATTTTGCACGGAAGAATGGATTTTCGATACGGAAAGCACGGTCCACAGAAAGCCAGAATTTAGGGATCTACCGACGGGATTTTGTCTGTTATCGGTCGGGGTTTAATCAACCAAGAAAAAAGGCCAATGTGGAGCATCCGAGAGATCGGAAATCAGTGCGATGCGGATGTGATGCGAaattgtatttgacaaaagaAATCGTCAACGGTGTGACTCAATGgtacatttcacaatttagtaaTGTCCATAACCATGAATTGTTGGAAGATGACCAAGTACGTCTGCTTCCGGCATATCGGAAAATTCAGGAAGCTGATCAGGAAAGAATTCTTTTACTCTCCAAAGCCGGGTTTCCTGTCAATCGCATTGTGAAGGTGTTGGAATTAGAAAAGGGAGTTCAGCCCGGACAATTGCCCTTTATCGAGAAGGATGTTCGGAATTTTGTACGGACATGTAAAAAGTCTGTTCAAGAAAATGATGCTCTACTTActgagaaaagagaaaatgatacATTGGAACTTCTCGAGGCCTGCAAGGCTATGGCGGAGAGGGATGCCGATTTTGTTTACGATTATACAACAGATGAAAACAGTAagattgaaaatatttcatggtCATATGCAGATTCAGTCCGTGCATATACTGTGTTTGGTGATGTGGTTACCTTTGACACCACGTATCGATCTATTACCTATGGGTTGCTTCTCGGAGTATGGTTTGGTATAGATAATCACGGAAAGCCAGTTTTTTTGGGATGTGCTTTACTGCAAGATGAAAGTTTGAATTCTTTTGCTTGGGCTTTACAGGTTCGTGGACATCAATTATTTGTTCCCAATCTGTAATTGTCTTATTGTCTATTTATGGCTTTCTTCTTTTGAACAGACTTTTCTTCGTTTCATGAGAGGTAGATGTCCGCAAACAGTTCTAACAGATATTGATTCAAGCCTAAGAGATGCAATTGCAAGGGAATTGCCTGATACAAAACATGTTATATGTTCATGGCATGTTCATTCAAAATTATCGAGTTGGTTCACGCCGTCGCTTGGATCACAGTATGAAGAGTTCAAAGCCGAATTCGATATGTTGTGTCACTTAGAGGGTATAGAGGAGTTTGAACATCAATGGAATCATTTGGTTGCCCGTTTTGGACTTGCCTCTGATAAGCACATagctttattattttcatatcgAACATCCTGGCCACTTTCTTACATCCGAAGTTACTTTCTTGCTCGTTCAATGACGGCTGAGTTTTATCAGtctttggatgaattttttaaacgAATCTTGAGTGGACAGACATGTTTACAATTATTCTTTGAGCAGGTCTGTTGGTTAGGAATGTAAGAGAAACTTTTCCCTGTTTATTAAACCGTATATCTCGAACCACGTTTTAAACATTTGCTTTCCGCAGGTTGGGTTTGCTGCAGATTTAAGAAACCGAAGTAAAGAAGCATTGCAATACATGCATACCAAGACGTGCTTACCAATTGAAGAAAACGCAAGAAGTATTCTTACACCTTATGCATTCAATGCATTACAACATGAGATTGTGCTG of Gossypium raimondii isolate GPD5lz chromosome 3, ASM2569854v1, whole genome shotgun sequence contains these proteins:
- the LOC105794042 gene encoding putative protein FAR1-RELATED SEQUENCE 10 isoform X1, with the protein product MTTIFSSMKGLNFNIVQRRALRLRSKKHFTCFCTKMTMKPSSNIWIRRQQCPCGDWKCYVKYEGDDQTSVSSQLIKNETTSTSSSSEAVFMPYVGQIFKTDEDAFEYYSNFARKNGFSIRKARSTESQNLGIYRRDFVCYRSGFNQPRKKANVEHPRDRKSVRCGCDAKLYLTKEIVNGVTQWYISQFSNVHNHELLEDDQVRLLPAYRKIQEADQERILLLSKAGFPVNRIVKVLELEKGVQPGQLPFIEKDVRNFVRTCKKSVQENDALLTEKRENDTLELLEACKAMAERDADFVYDYTTDENSKIENISWSYADSVRAYTVFGDVVTFDTTYRSITYGLLLGVWFGIDNHGKPVFLGCALLQDESLNSFAWALQTFLRFMRGRCPQTVLTDIDSSLRDAIARELPDTKHVICSWHVHSKLSSWFTPSLGSQYEEFKAEFDMLCHLEGIEEFEHQWNHLVARFGLASDKHIALLFSYRTSWPLSYIRSYFLARSMTAEFYQSLDEFFKRILSGQTCLQLFFEQVGFAADLRNRSKEALQYMHTKTCLPIEENARSILTPYAFNALQHEIVLSMQYATTELANGSYLVRHYKKMEGEYLVIWISQDEQIHCSCKEFEHSGILCRHCLRVLTVKNYFEIPEKYILFRWRLESSLVALEDRNGQCNSDEYAQVFHSLAATLLTESLFTKERFNHVHRELSRLLEHVQNMPVSNEFASNMAANNISES
- the LOC105794042 gene encoding putative protein FAR1-RELATED SEQUENCE 10 isoform X2, whose protein sequence is MTMKPSSNIWIRRQQCPCGDWKCYVKYEGDDQTSVSSQLIKNETTSTSSSSEAVFMPYVGQIFKTDEDAFEYYSNFARKNGFSIRKARSTESQNLGIYRRDFVCYRSGFNQPRKKANVEHPRDRKSVRCGCDAKLYLTKEIVNGVTQWYISQFSNVHNHELLEDDQVRLLPAYRKIQEADQERILLLSKAGFPVNRIVKVLELEKGVQPGQLPFIEKDVRNFVRTCKKSVQENDALLTEKRENDTLELLEACKAMAERDADFVYDYTTDENSKIENISWSYADSVRAYTVFGDVVTFDTTYRSITYGLLLGVWFGIDNHGKPVFLGCALLQDESLNSFAWALQTFLRFMRGRCPQTVLTDIDSSLRDAIARELPDTKHVICSWHVHSKLSSWFTPSLGSQYEEFKAEFDMLCHLEGIEEFEHQWNHLVARFGLASDKHIALLFSYRTSWPLSYIRSYFLARSMTAEFYQSLDEFFKRILSGQTCLQLFFEQVGFAADLRNRSKEALQYMHTKTCLPIEENARSILTPYAFNALQHEIVLSMQYATTELANGSYLVRHYKKMEGEYLVIWISQDEQIHCSCKEFEHSGILCRHCLRVLTVKNYFEIPEKYILFRWRLESSLVALEDRNGQCNSDEYAQVFHSLAATLLTESLFTKERFNHVHRELSRLLEHVQNMPVSNEFASNMAANNISES